Proteins encoded in a region of the Alphaproteobacteria bacterium genome:
- a CDS encoding F0F1 ATP synthase subunit epsilon: protein MAEKLRFELVSPERLLLSEEVRMVVIPGSEGNFGVLRRHAPFLSMIRPGVIDIYDEKQVTERIFIAGGYAEVTPERCTVLADSAMPVGEIDRPKVESELKSLREDLEDAKDEAEKHGVSAKIAIAEAKLKAASA from the coding sequence ATGGCAGAAAAACTACGATTCGAGCTCGTGAGCCCTGAGCGGCTTCTCCTTTCGGAGGAGGTCCGGATGGTCGTGATACCCGGCAGCGAAGGAAATTTCGGCGTGCTCCGTCGGCACGCGCCGTTCCTTTCCATGATTCGCCCTGGTGTGATCGATATTTACGACGAAAAGCAGGTAACCGAGCGGATTTTCATCGCGGGCGGCTACGCGGAAGTCACACCTGAGCGCTGCACCGTTCTGGCCGATTCCGCCATGCCGGTCGGAGAAATCGACCGCCCGAAGGTCGAATCCGAGCTCAAGAGTTTGCGCGAGGACTTGGAGGACGCCAAGGACGAGGCCGAAAAACACGGTGTTTCCGCGAAAATCGCCATCGCCGAAGCCAAACTCAAGGCTGCAAGCGCCTGA